GCCTTCGCCGTGCGCTACCTCAATGGCGAGGCCCAGGTGCAAGTGCAGCGTGGTGATGTCGACCTGAGCAACACCGTCGACGACGCCCGCGTGCGCCTGAGCGCGGGGCAAAGTATCCGCATCGGCCCCAAAGGCTTCGGCCAGCCGGCCAAGCTGGATGCCAACAAAGACCTGGCCTGGGTCCAAGGCCGGCTGATCTTCGAAAACTGCCCGATGAGCGAAGTGCTTGCCGAATTGCGTCGGTATTATCCCGGCTGGATCGTCAACACCAACGACCGTCTCGCCCGCGTCGCCGTCACCGGAAATTACCGCCTCGACCAGCCGCTGGACGTGGTGCGTTCCCTGGCACACATCACCTCGGCCACGCTCTCGGAATACCCGGCGCTGGTTATCCTGAATTAAATGAGAACAATTTTTACTCGATAGCCCTCGGTGGTACGTCTCGTCTTAGCCAATGCAACTGATTCCTATTTGGTTCGGTTCGCAACTATAAGATTCGTACCCCGGAGCGCTCTCGATGTCCTCTCGTTTCAATCGCCGGTCTTCTTCGCCCGTCCTGTCCTTGCTGACCGCCGCCATCCTGCTGGCCGGCGTGCCGGTGATGACCGCCAGCGCCGCCGAGCCCGCCGCGCGCAGCCACGGCAATTACACCTTCAGCATCGAGCAGCAGCCGCTGGTCTCGGCGCTCAACGCATTTACTGCCGTGACCGGCTGGCAAGTCGGCCTGCCGGCAGAGCTCGGCCAAGGCGTGTCGTCGCCTGGCGTGCGCGGCCCGCTGCCGCCGGAAAAAGCGCTGGACCGGCTGTTGGTGGGGACCAACCTGGGCTACCGCAAACTGGGCAATAACAGCATCGTGCTGGAGAAACGCGCAGCCGGCGGCACCCTCAACCTGCAGCAGGTGACCATCAGCGCCACTCGCAACGAACAGGATGTGAACAGTGTGCCCAGCACCGTCAGCGTGCATGAACGCGAAGCGCTGGACCGTCAGAACGTGAACACCATCCGCGAACTGGCGCGCTACGAGCCCGGCGTGTCGGTGGGCGGCGCCGGCACACGGTCGGGCAATGCCGGTTTCAACATCCGCGGCATCGATGGCGACCGCATCCTCACCCAAGTGGACGGCGTGGAAGTACCCGACAACTTTTTCAACGGCCCCTACGCCAAGACCCGCCGCAACTATGTCGACCCGGAAATCGTCAAGCGCGTAGAGATCCTGCGTGGCCCCGCCTCAGCCCTGTATGGCAGCAGCGCCATCGGCGGCGCGGTGAGCTATTTCACCCTCGACCCGGATGACATCATCAAGCCCGGCCAGGATGTCGGCGCCCGCCTGAAGACCGGCTACAGCTCCGCCGATGAGAGCTGGCTGACGTCCGGCACCCTCGCCGGTCGCGTGCAGGACTTCGACGGCCTGCTGCACCTGAGCCAGCGCAACGGCCATGAAACCGAATCCTATGACGGCAATAACGCCACCGGGCTGGACCGCACCGGCGCCAACCCGGAAGACGCGCGCACCACCAACGTGCTGGCCAAGTTGGGCTGGAACTACGGTGACGACAACCGCCTGGGCCTGACATATGAGAAGTACAAGGATGATCGCGACATCAACCTGAAGAACGCGGTGGGCGGCCCGTTCATCGGCGGGCGCGGTTTCAACCTGTACCGTGACCGTCGCGGCAACGACACCATTACCCGCGAACGTTTCGGCCTGGAAAACAGCTTCGCCCTCGCGTCACCGATAGCCGACCGTATCAAGACCAGCCTCAATTACCAGATCGCCAAGACCGACCAGACGACCGCCGAAATCTATCAGTCGGGCCGGCGCGTGATGCGTACCCGCGACACGCTTTACGAAGAGAAACAGTGGGTTTTCGACGCTCAGTTGGACAAAGCATTCAGCCTGGGTGAAACCGATCACCAGGTGACCTACGGCACGACGCTCAAACAGCAAAAAGTCACCGGGTCCCGCGAGGGCTCGGCCTATTGCCTCGCTGTCGGCTCCGGTTGCACGGCCATCGGCGCGCCCAGCCCGCAAGCCGGCGACAGCGTGAAGAAGTCCAGTGACTTCCCCGACCCAACCATCAACGCTTACTCCTTGTTCGCACAAGACCAGATCAGCTGGGATAAATGGACGTTCCTGCCCGCCGTGCGCTACGACTACACCCGGCTCAAACCCAAGCTGACCGAGGAATTCCTCAACACCGTGAACCCCACCGGTGCGGACCAAGTGAGCGACAAGGAAAAAACCTGGCACCGTGTCACGCCCAAATTTGGCCTGACCTACGCCCTGACCGATCACTACACATGGTTCGGCCAGTACGCCGAAGGGTTCCGCACCCCCTCGGCCAAATCCCTCTATGGGCGCTTCGAGAACCTGAACATCGGCTATCTCGTGGAGCCGAACCCCGACCTCAAGCCGGAAACCAGCAAGGGCATCGAAACCGGGCTTCGCGGGAAGTTTGACGAGGGGTCTTTTGAGATCGCGGTGTTCTACAACAAGTACCGCGACTTTATCGACGAAGACAACGCCGTGGTCGCGGGTACCGTCGAGCAGTTCAAGGCCGTGAACATCAAACGCGCCACCGTCAAGGGCGTAGAAGCCAAGGGCCGCCTGAACCTGGACGCATTCGGCGCGCCACAAGGCCTCTACACCCAAGGCGCGGTTGCCTACGCCCACGGCCGCAACGACGACAACGGTGAACCGCTTAACAGCGTCAACCCGCTCAAGGGCGTGTTCGGCCTGGGCTATGAGCAGGACAACTACGGTGGCCTGCTGAGCTGGACCCTGGTGAAAAAACAGAATCGCGTCGACAGCAGCACCTTTCACGCCCCCGACGGCAGCACCGAAGGCCCGTTCAAGACCCCGGGCTTCGGCATTCTCGACCTGACCGCCTACTACAAGGTGACCAACGACGTGACCCTCAACGGCGGCTTCTACAACCTGACCGACAAAAAGTACTGGAACTGGGATGACGTGCGCAGCTACGACAGCGTCGGCGAAGCCGCAGTGACGGGCCCCGCCAACCTTGACCGCCTGACCCAGCCGGGTCGCAACTTTGCGATCAACGTGGTCTGGGACATCTGACCACGCCTCCCTCACCTCGCCGAGATTTCATCGGCCAGGTGTGGATTTTTTACTGTGCCGCGTCTTCTTGTTCGTCTAGTTGATAACCGCTCTCTTTAGGGCAACAAGGCGCTTCCCTTCTCAAGGACTTTTTCATGACCGCTTCCCCTACCGCAGAACGCCCAAGCCTGCGCTCCCAGCGCTTGAACCAGATCACCAATGAGCCGCACACCAAGCTCGATGCGCTGGTAAAAGCCCATGCACCGTTCGAAACCCAGGCCAACTTTGCCCGTTTCGTGGTGGCGCAGTACTTGTTCCAATCGGAACTGGTGGGCCTGTACAACGATGCCGAACTGATCAAGATCGTCCCGGACCTGGCCGCGCGCTGCCGCGCCGACGCCGCCAAACTGGACCTTGCCGACCTGGACACTGAAGTGCCCGCACCGGTGGCCG
This region of Pseudomonas asgharzadehiana genomic DNA includes:
- a CDS encoding TonB-dependent receptor, with the protein product MSSRFNRRSSSPVLSLLTAAILLAGVPVMTASAAEPAARSHGNYTFSIEQQPLVSALNAFTAVTGWQVGLPAELGQGVSSPGVRGPLPPEKALDRLLVGTNLGYRKLGNNSIVLEKRAAGGTLNLQQVTISATRNEQDVNSVPSTVSVHEREALDRQNVNTIRELARYEPGVSVGGAGTRSGNAGFNIRGIDGDRILTQVDGVEVPDNFFNGPYAKTRRNYVDPEIVKRVEILRGPASALYGSSAIGGAVSYFTLDPDDIIKPGQDVGARLKTGYSSADESWLTSGTLAGRVQDFDGLLHLSQRNGHETESYDGNNATGLDRTGANPEDARTTNVLAKLGWNYGDDNRLGLTYEKYKDDRDINLKNAVGGPFIGGRGFNLYRDRRGNDTITRERFGLENSFALASPIADRIKTSLNYQIAKTDQTTAEIYQSGRRVMRTRDTLYEEKQWVFDAQLDKAFSLGETDHQVTYGTTLKQQKVTGSREGSAYCLAVGSGCTAIGAPSPQAGDSVKKSSDFPDPTINAYSLFAQDQISWDKWTFLPAVRYDYTRLKPKLTEEFLNTVNPTGADQVSDKEKTWHRVTPKFGLTYALTDHYTWFGQYAEGFRTPSAKSLYGRFENLNIGYLVEPNPDLKPETSKGIETGLRGKFDEGSFEIAVFYNKYRDFIDEDNAVVAGTVEQFKAVNIKRATVKGVEAKGRLNLDAFGAPQGLYTQGAVAYAHGRNDDNGEPLNSVNPLKGVFGLGYEQDNYGGLLSWTLVKKQNRVDSSTFHAPDGSTEGPFKTPGFGILDLTAYYKVTNDVTLNGGFYNLTDKKYWNWDDVRSYDSVGEAAVTGPANLDRLTQPGRNFAINVVWDI